One Triticum dicoccoides isolate Atlit2015 ecotype Zavitan chromosome 4B, WEW_v2.0, whole genome shotgun sequence genomic window carries:
- the LOC119291007 gene encoding 3-ketoacyl-CoA synthase 1-like, which translates to MESAPAAAFMERERLTAEVTFSGDAQAAASEGAERLPSIIVKIRRRLPDFARSVNLKYVRLGIRHGGSLTSYLPMLCVPVLAAAAYSFVRLDVIYLSIDLLSCVAWLGTAMLLLTVYYFKRPRPVYLVEFACYKPEDQNKITKEAFLDMTESTGCFNDETLAFQTKITTRSALGDETYLPSGVLARPPRLNMAEARLEAEAVMFGCLDALFASTGIDPRRDVRILIVNCSLFNPTPSLASMIIHHYKMREDVKSFNLGGMGCSAGLIAIDLAKDMLQANPNSYAVVLSTENITLNWYFGNDRSMLLSNCIFRMGGAAALLSNRRADAGRAKYRLLHTVRTHKGATDECFKCVYQREDDVGKVGVSLARELMSVAGDALKTNITTLGPLVLPLSEQLKFLKSLMMRRVFRAKGVRPYIPNFRRAFEHFCVHAGGRAVLEEVQRSLSLEDKDMEPSRCALHRFGNTSSSSLWYELAYAEAKGRVKRGNRVWQIGFGSGFKCNSAVWRALRDVPAVSPPPAGAAAPGPEEKACNPWVDCVAKYPPKAYV; encoded by the coding sequence ATGGAGTCTGCGCCGGCGGCGGCCTTCATGGAGCGGGAGCGCCTCACGGCGGAGGTGACCTTCTCCGGGGACGCGCAGGCGGCGGCGTCCGAGGGCGCCGAGCGGCTGCCCAGCATCATCGTCAAGATCCGGCGTCGCCTCCCGGACTTCGCCCGCTCCGTCAACCTCAAGTACGTCAGGCTCGGGATCCGGCACGGCGGCAGCCTCACGTCCTACCTGCCGATGCTGTGCGTGCCGGTGCTCGCGGCGGCCGCCTACTCCTTCGTCCGCCTCGACGTCATCTACCTCTCCATCGACCTGCTCAGCTGCGTCGCCTGGCTCGGCACCGCCATGCTGCTCCTCACCGTCTACTACTTCAAGCGACCTCGCCCGGTGTACCTCGTCGAGTTCGCGTGCTACAAGCCGGAGGACCAGAACAAGATCACCAAGGAGGCCTTCCTCGACATGACCGAGAGCACCGGGTGCTTCAATGACGAGACGCTCGCGTTCCAGACCAAGATCACCACCCGCTCCGCTCTCGGCGACGAGACGTACCTGCCCTCGGGCGTTCTGGCGCGCCCGCCAAGGCTCAACATGGCCgaggcgcggctggaggccgaggcggtcaTGTTCGGCTGCCTGGACGCTCTGTTCGCGTCCACCGGGATCGACCCGCGCCGCGACGTGCGGATCCTCATCGTCAACTGCAGCCTGTTCAACCCGACGCCGTCCCTGGCGTCCATGATCATCCACCATTACAAGATGCGCGAGGACGTCAAGTCGTTCAACCTGGGCGGCATGGGGTGCAGCGCCGGCCTCATCGCCATCGACCTCGCCAAGGACATGCTCCAGGCCAACCCCAACTCGTACGCGGTTGTCCTCAGCACCGAGAACATCACCCTCAACTGGTACTTCGGGAACGACCGCTCCATGCTGCTCTCCAACTGCATCTTCCGCATGGGCGGCGCCGCGGCTCTGCTCTCGAACCGGCGCGCGGACGCCGGGCGCGCCAAGTACCGCCTCCTCCACACGGTCCGGACGCACAAGGGCGCCACGGACGAGTGCTTCAAGTGCGTGTACCAGCGCGAGGACGACGTGGGCAAGGTGGGCGTGTCGCTGGCGCGGGAGCTCATGAGTGTGGCCGGCGacgcgctcaagaccaacatcacCACGCTGGGGCCCCTGGTGCTGCCCCTCAGCGAGCAGCTCAAATTCCTCAAGTCGCTGATGATGCGCCGGGTGTTCCGCGCCAAGGGCGTGCGGCCCTACATCCCCAACTTCCGGCGCGCGTTCGAGCACTTCTGCGTGCACGCCGGCGGGCGCGCGGTGCTGGAGGAGGTGCAGCGCAGCCTGAGCCTGGAGGACAAGGACATGGAGCCGAGCAGGTGCGCCCTGCACCGGTTCGGCAACACCAGCAGCAGCTCGCTGTGGTACGAGCTGGCCTACGCCGAGGCCAAGGGCCGGGTGAAGCGCGGCAACCGCGTATGGCAGATCGGGTTCGGGTCGGGGTTCAAGTGCAACAGCGCGGTGTGGCGCGCGCTCCGCGACGTGCCGGCCGTGTCGCCCCCGCCCGCCGGCGCCGCGGCGCCGGGGCCGGAGGAGAAGGCCTGCAACCCGTGGGTGGACTGCGTCGCCAAGTACCCGCCCAAGGCGTACGTCTGA